ACTACCGATCGCGCGCTGTACAAACTCGGCGGTCGCAAACAACTTGCTGTTGTCGAACTGAGGCGCGGTATAGCCAAACACCTGGCCATATTGCAGCTGCGCCGAACCGGACGCCCACCAGGCAGCCGATCCGTTGCTGACCAGCTCCAGCGTGGCCCCCGGCTGCAAGACGATGCTCGCGAGCTGGTTAATGGTGCCGCCATTGATCGTGTCCGCTCCAGCGCACACAACAGTCACCACACCGCCGCCGATGTTGCGGAAGTTGATCGCGCTGCCCCACGGCACGGCGTTAGCCGCTGGCAAAGTCACGGTAAAGGTCCCGATCACCGTAACCACCGTACCGATCGCCGCCGACGTCAACGTGGTGGCCGCCGTCAAACTGGTGAAGCCGCGATAGTTGCCGAGCGCACGCATGACGTATTCAGTTGTCGCGAACGATTTCGTGTTGTCGAACAGCGGCTGTGTGGTCCAGTCAGCACCCGCCAGGGCCTTGGAATACCGCAGCGCCGAACTGCCATGTAGCCGCCACACTCCGGTCTCTTTGGTGAAAAAAGCCGTTTCGCCATAGCGAAGCGCAACAAAGCCATACTGCGATCCATCGGGACTGATCTTGTCGTTACCGGCACCAAAAACCGTCTTTTCCACCCCAGAAGGGTTATGCAGGGCAATGGTTGTACCCACAGCGACGTCAGCCAGCGGCGGCAACGTCACGGCCTGAGCCGCTCCATAAGCCACCGAAATGAACTGCCCAGCGTCGGACGCCGCCAATGTGATAGCGCCGCTGACGTTGATCGAGCGACCGCCCGACATGTTGCCCAGCGCGCGCTGCACAAACGCGGTAGGAGCCAGCAACAGACCGCTATCGAACTGAGCCGGGAGCGGCGCCGTTGGCGAGCCCAAAAATGCCGGCGAGTTGATCGGCGCAAAACCTTGGGTCACGTTCTGGAACGTCAGCGCCGTGGTGCCCAGGACAATCACCCCATCCGTCACCAGTTGCCAACGGGTGTCGGCCAGGGTGGCGCCCTGCTCAACTGACACCAACAGCGCCGAGGTCACTTCGGGGCTGATGTCGGCATCCGGCGCCCGTGTCCAGCCGCTCGCCGCCGCCAGGTAAATGCCATTGTCCTTGGCCGCCGTCTGGTTTTTCACCAACACTCGGTCACCGGCCACCAGGGCGATCCCGTCGATGGTCAACAGCCCAGCCAGGGCGATGTTGGCTGTGGTGGCCACACGCACCGATTGCTTGCTGTCGAGCTTATACAGCTCTTCCATGATGCGCTGATCGACATATTCGCGCGTCGCCAGGACCACTGCGGGGTCCATCTTGAGCGTGATATTGCCGGTACTGGCGACGATGAAATTCATCCGCACTACTTGCGTGCGGCCGGAGCCTTGCGACAGCACGGGCTTATAGCTCGGCGCGCAGTTGGCCACCGCCACCAGATCGCCGTCCGCGTCATACAGACCGATTTCGCGAATCCATTTGCCACCCTCGTCGGCCGGGATCACCTGTTCGGCGATTATTACCGCTGGGTTAACTGGGTCGATGCGCACCTGATTCAGCGGCCGGCGGCGCCATTCGTTGATCAGGCGGGTTTGTGTTGCATTGGGGATTGGGTCGGTGCCGTTGGCATCGCCAACGCCCATTTGGCTGAACTTCCATGGGATGCCGAGTGCGTCGGCGTTCGCCTGCTTGGCCATCCCCACATTCG
This genomic interval from Pseudomonas putida contains the following:
- a CDS encoding phage tail protein translates to MIDANSQFFAILTNVGMAKQANADALGIPWKFSQMGVGDANGTDPIPNATQTRLINEWRRRPLNQVRIDPVNPAVIIAEQVIPADEGGKWIREIGLYDADGDLVAVANCAPSYKPVLSQGSGRTQVVRMNFIVASTGNITLKMDPAVVLATREYVDQRIMEELYKLDSKQSVRVATTANIALAGLLTIDGIALVAGDRVLVKNQTAAKDNGIYLAAASGWTRAPDADISPEVTSALLVSVEQGATLADTRWQLVTDGVIVLGTTALTFQNVTQGFAPINSPAFLGSPTAPLPAQFDSGLLLAPTAFVQRALGNMSGGRSINVSGAITLAASDAGQFISVAYGAAQAVTLPPLADVAVGTTIALHNPSGVEKTVFGAGNDKISPDGSQYGFVALRYGETAFFTKETGVWRLHGSSALRYSKALAGADWTTQPLFDNTKSFATTEYVMRALGNYRGFTSLTAATTLTSAAIGTVVTVIGTFTVTLPAANAVPWGSAINFRNIGGGVVTVVCAGADTINGGTINQLASIVLQPGATLELVSNGSAAWWASGSAQLQYGQVFGYTAPQFDNSKLFATAEFVQRAIGSYSAYTALAVSTAMTVAHVGNIVFPVAAGLTFTLPPAAGIRAGSSIKFFGNQAGVVIQPASGTIVQNGTARASITLGPNDTAELMLTTAAGWYVVGGSASLAASSIFEATTTPNGYQKSPGQMQECRGSFIASATPGAAVPVTFPLGFLAVHEVIITPANASTTTSSAWHDSASASGFNGRCNIPSALCHYVAKGTSL